In Bacteroides coprosuis DSM 18011, the following are encoded in one genomic region:
- a CDS encoding hypothetical protein (KEGG: ypa:YPA_3350 insertion element IS1661 DNA-binding protein~SPTR: Transposase;~IMG reference gene:2504107959), whose product MKDKFRHTFEFQLNLVSQALNGRSLADLGRTYRTNTRDIRMWVRRYKLYGEAGLYSSIGNRFSIEEKEKIVTHVIANKKSLSLPQLALYHNVSYGTLLGWLHKVNKGGLQALREPNVSKRKPKDRLPMARPKKKEPTTELERLRLEVYRLRAENELLKKVKALVQAREARERMIGLKSSKN is encoded by the coding sequence ATGAAAGATAAATTCCGTCACACCTTTGAGTTCCAATTAAATTTGGTTAGTCAAGCCTTAAATGGTCGTTCCTTAGCCGATCTAGGAAGGACCTATCGCACTAATACTAGAGATATACGAATGTGGGTTCGTAGATATAAACTCTATGGAGAAGCAGGACTATACAGTAGTATAGGAAATCGATTTAGCATCGAAGAGAAAGAAAAAATAGTGACTCATGTAATTGCTAATAAAAAAAGCCTATCTTTACCTCAACTAGCTTTATACCATAATGTTAGCTACGGCACTCTATTGGGTTGGCTGCATAAAGTTAACAAAGGTGGTCTTCAAGCTTTACGAGAGCCAAATGTATCTAAACGAAAACCTAAAGACCGCTTGCCTATGGCACGACCTAAAAAGAAAGAACCAACAACTGAGTTGGAGAGACTTCGATTAGAAGTTTATAGATTAAGAGCAGAGAATGAGCTATTAAAAAAAGTCAAGGCTTTAGTTCAAGCACGAGAAGCTCGCGAACGCATGATTGGTCTCAAGTCATCCAAGAACTAA
- a CDS encoding Phenylalanyl-tRNA synthetase alpha chain (COGs: COG0016 Phenylalanyl-tRNA synthetase alpha subunit~HAMAP: Phenylalanyl-tRNA synthetase alpha chain 1, bacterial~InterPro IPR004529:IPR004188:IPR002319:IPR022911~KEGG: bth:BT_1669 phenylalanyl-tRNA synthetase subunit alpha~PFAM: Phenylalanyl-tRNA synthetase; Phenylalanyl-tRNA synthetase, class II, N-terminal~SPTR: Phenylalanyl-tRNA synthetase alpha chain;~TIGRFAM: Phenylalanyl-tRNA synthetase, class IIc, alpha subunit~IMG reference gene:2504107960~PFAM: tRNA synthetases class II core domain (F); Aminoacyl tRNA synthetase class II, N-terminal domain~TIGRFAM: phenylalanyl-tRNA synthetase, alpha subunit), with translation MIAKIEQLLKEVEALKASNAEEIEALRIKYLSKKGEVSQLMKELREVPNELKKEVGMKLNELKNKAQERITSLKSQYETQDTSADELDLTRTAYPIELGTRHPITLVKNEIIDIFSSLGFSIAEGPEIEDDWHVFSALNFAEDHPARDMQDTFFIESHPDIVLRTHTSSVQTRVMDYAKPPIRIICPGRVYRNEAISYRAHCFFHQLEALYIDKNVSFADLKQVLLHFAQELFGKETKIRLRPSYFPFTEPSAEMDISCNICGGKGCPFCKNTGWVEILGCGMVDPNVLEANGIDSNEYSGYALGMGIERITNLKYQVSDLRLFSENDTRFLKEFESAH, from the coding sequence ATGATAGCTAAAATAGAACAGCTTCTTAAAGAAGTTGAAGCGCTAAAAGCTTCTAATGCTGAAGAAATTGAAGCTCTACGTATTAAATATTTAAGTAAAAAGGGAGAAGTATCTCAACTTATGAAAGAGTTAAGAGAAGTGCCCAATGAACTTAAAAAAGAAGTAGGTATGAAATTGAATGAGCTAAAAAACAAAGCTCAAGAAAGAATTACCTCTTTAAAATCACAATACGAAACTCAAGACACATCTGCTGATGAATTGGATCTCACTCGTACTGCCTATCCTATAGAGCTAGGTACAAGACATCCTATCACATTGGTAAAAAATGAAATCATTGACATTTTTTCTAGCCTAGGATTTAGCATTGCTGAAGGCCCTGAAATCGAAGATGACTGGCACGTATTCTCAGCATTGAATTTTGCTGAAGACCACCCAGCTCGTGATATGCAAGACACCTTCTTTATAGAATCACATCCAGATATCGTATTACGTACACACACTTCATCGGTTCAAACTCGTGTTATGGATTATGCTAAACCCCCAATTCGCATTATTTGTCCAGGTAGAGTTTATCGTAACGAGGCTATCAGTTACCGTGCACACTGCTTCTTCCATCAGTTAGAAGCTTTATATATAGATAAAAATGTTTCATTTGCCGACTTAAAGCAAGTACTTTTACACTTTGCTCAAGAATTGTTTGGTAAAGAAACAAAAATCAGATTACGTCCATCATACTTCCCTTTTACTGAGCCAAGTGCTGAAATGGATATCAGTTGCAATATCTGTGGAGGAAAAGGTTGTCCTTTCTGTAAAAACACAGGTTGGGTAGAAATCCTTGGTTGTGGTATGGTAGATCCGAATGTACTTGAAGCAAATGGCATTGATAGTAATGAATACAGTGGATATGCTTTAGGTATGGGTATTGAACGTATTACCAACTTGAAATATCAAGTGAGCGACTTACGATTATTCTCTGAGAATGATACTCGATTCCTAAAGGAATTTGAGTCGGCTCATTAA
- a CDS encoding transposase IS3/IS911 family protein (InterPro IPR002514~KEGG: chu:CHU_3617 transposase~PFAM: Transposase IS3/IS911family~SPTR: Prolipoprotein diacylglyceryl transferase;~manually curated~IMG reference gene:2504107961~PFAM: Integrase core domain): MKSKERPYVRRSQKDYSMPFKLSVVQEYEETDISYSALSRKYRIQGSDTIRQWVIKYGSTDVIYKTSYPMNKPKDLKIVELEAQIEMLKRKNNRLEHELENRDHKAAILDILIDIAEKEYKIKIRKKLLPRAADRYKEVEGLSLTQICVLLGINRQFYYRRKWSERKNKQKAEKVIQVVHQLRRDMPRLGGRKLYHLLYDNLRELGVGRDKLFTILRANQLLVTPKRSHKRTTNSFHRFKKHKNLIENIELVAPEQVWVSDITYVSSAKHHYYLALITDAYSKKIVGYDLSESLSTKGSLRALRMANKSRIYTEMELIHHSDRGIQYCSDSYQKQLKKYRIKCSMTESYDPYANAVAERVNGILKDEFSISEYNLSLKDMQRLIKDTIHIYNEKRPHASCGYNTPDFMHRQNKIKIKTYKKVQANHVART, translated from the exons ATGAAAAGTAAAGAAAGACCGTATGTTAGGCGTAGTCAAAAAGACTATAGTATGCCCTTTAAATTATCCGTAGTCCAGGAATATGAAGAAACCGATATCTCTTATAGCGCTTTAAGTCGAAAATATAGAATACAAGGTAGTGATACTATCCGTCAGTGGGTAATCAAATATGGCAGTACAGATGTTATATATAAAACATCCTATCCTATGAATAAACCCAAAGACCTAAAAATCGTTGAGCTCGAAGCTCAAATAGAGATGCTCAAGCGTAAAAACAACCGATTGGAGCATGAGTTAGAGAATAGAGATCACAAAGCTGCTATCTTAGATATTCTTATTGATATAGCAGAGAAAGAGTATAAAATCAAGATACGAAAA AAACTCCTCCCCCGAGCAGCCGACAGATACAAAGAAGTAGAGGGCCTATCTCTTACTCAAATTTGTGTGCTACTCGGGATCAATAGGCAGTTTTATTATCGAAGGAAGTGGAGTGAAAGGAAAAATAAACAAAAAGCTGAAAAAGTAATTCAAGTCGTTCATCAGTTACGTAGGGATATGCCTAGGTTAGGTGGTAGAAAACTGTATCACCTGCTTTATGATAATCTACGAGAGCTTGGTGTGGGACGAGATAAACTATTTACTATACTTAGAGCAAACCAGTTACTAGTTACACCTAAACGCTCTCATAAGCGAACTACTAATTCTTTTCACCGCTTTAAAAAGCATAAAAACTTAATAGAAAATATAGAACTCGTAGCTCCCGAGCAGGTATGGGTCAGTGATATTACCTATGTGTCTTCGGCTAAGCACCATTACTATCTAGCTCTTATTACGGATGCTTATTCTAAGAAAATAGTAGGTTATGATCTCTCTGAGAGTTTAAGCACAAAAGGAAGTCTTAGAGCACTAAGAATGGCTAATAAAAGCCGGATATATACTGAGATGGAGCTAATCCACCACTCTGACAGAGGTATTCAATATTGTTCGGATAGCTACCAGAAGCAGTTAAAAAAGTATCGCATAAAATGTAGCATGACAGAAAGTTATGATCCCTATGCAAATGCTGTAGCAGAAAGAGTCAATGGTATCTTAAAGGATGAATTCAGTATAAGTGAGTATAATCTAAGCTTGAAGGATATGCAGAGACTTATTAAAGACACTATCCATATCTATAATGAGAAAAGGCCACATGCTTCTTGTGGGTATAATACTCCTGATTTTATGCATCGACAGAATAAAATAAAAATTAAAACTTATAAAAAAGTCCAAGCAAATCATGTTGCTCGGACTTAA
- a CDS encoding endonuclease III (COGs: COG0177 EndoIII-related endonuclease~InterPro IPR005759:IPR003265:IPR003651~KEGG: pdi:BDI_1143 endonuclease III~PFAM: HhH-GPD domain; Endonuclease III-like, iron-sulphur cluster loop motif~PRIAM: DNA-(apurinic or apyrimidinic site) lyase~SMART: HhH-GPD domain; Endonuclease III-like, iron-sulphur cluster loop motif~SPTR: Endonuclease III;~TIGRFAM: Endonuclease III/Nth~IMG reference gene:2504107962~PFAM: HhH-GPD superfamily base excision DNA repair protein; Iron-sulfur binding domain of endonuclease III; Helix-hairpin-helix motif~TIGRFAM: endonuclease III) — translation MTKKERYTNVINWFLENMPVAETELHYTNPYELLIAVILSAQCTDKRVNMVTPALFLDFPTPESLANTTPEVVFEYIKSISFPNNKAKHLVGMAKMLVEKFDSDVPEEMKDLTQLPGVGRKTANVIRSVVYDKPAMAVDTHVFRVSNRIGLTNNSKTPLETEKELVKNIPSQYIATAHHWLILHGRYVCQARKPKCEECGLKLYCKYFIKKHKASTKS, via the coding sequence ATGACAAAAAAAGAGAGATATACAAATGTAATTAATTGGTTTCTAGAAAATATGCCCGTGGCAGAAACTGAATTACATTATACAAACCCCTATGAACTATTAATTGCTGTAATCTTATCGGCTCAATGTACAGACAAAAGAGTAAATATGGTTACTCCAGCACTGTTTTTAGACTTCCCAACTCCTGAATCTTTAGCCAATACTACACCCGAAGTTGTTTTCGAGTATATAAAAAGCATATCGTTTCCCAATAACAAAGCTAAACATTTGGTAGGAATGGCTAAGATGCTAGTAGAAAAATTTGATAGTGATGTTCCCGAAGAAATGAAGGACCTCACTCAGCTACCAGGAGTGGGAAGAAAAACAGCGAATGTGATACGCTCTGTGGTGTACGATAAACCAGCAATGGCTGTAGATACCCATGTTTTTAGAGTATCCAATAGAATAGGACTAACCAATAACTCAAAAACACCCCTCGAAACCGAAAAGGAATTAGTAAAAAACATACCTTCCCAATATATAGCTACAGCACATCATTGGCTTATACTTCATGGCAGATATGTATGCCAAGCACGCAAACCTAAATGTGAAGAGTGCGGATTGAAACTCTACTGCAAATATTTTATAAAGAAACACAAAGCAAGCACTAAATCATAA
- a CDS encoding Phosphoglycerate kinase (COGs: COG0126 3-phosphoglycerate kinase~HAMAP: Phosphoglycerate kinase~InterPro IPR001576~KEGG: bth:BT_1672 phosphoglycerate kinase~PFAM: Phosphoglycerate kinase~PRIAM: Phosphoglycerate kinase~SPTR: Phosphoglycerate kinase;~IMG reference gene:2504107963~PFAM: Phosphoglycerate kinase) has protein sequence MQSIEKFNFAGKKAFVRVDFNVPLDENFNITDDTRMRAALPTLKKILAGGGSIIIGSHLGRPKGPSDKFSLKHILKHLSELLGVEVQFANDCMGKEAEEKAAALQPGEVLVIENLRFYGEEQGKPYGLADDATDEEKAAAKKAIKASQKEFAKKLASYADCYVNDAFGTAHRAHASTALMADSFDADHKMFGLLMEKEVAAVNKVMKDIKRPFTAIMGGSKVSSKIEIIENLLTKVDNLIIAGGMTYTFTKAQGGKIGNSICEEDKIDLALSLIKKAKENGVNLVLAVDAKIADDFSNDANTKFVNVNEIPDGWEGLDIGPKTEELFAKVIKESKTILWNGPTGVFEFENFTHGTKTVGEAIVEATKNGAFSLVGGGDSVAAVNKFGLANGVSYVSTGGGALLEAIEGKTLPGIAAIEK, from the coding sequence ATGCAATCAATCGAAAAGTTCAACTTTGCTGGTAAGAAAGCATTTGTTAGAGTAGATTTTAATGTGCCATTGGATGAAAACTTCAACATCACAGATGACACACGTATGCGTGCAGCACTTCCAACATTAAAGAAAATTTTAGCTGGTGGTGGCAGTATCATTATTGGTTCTCACCTAGGTCGTCCAAAAGGACCATCTGACAAATTCTCTTTAAAACATATTCTTAAACACCTTTCAGAGCTTCTAGGTGTAGAAGTGCAATTTGCTAATGATTGTATGGGTAAAGAAGCAGAAGAAAAAGCTGCTGCTCTACAACCTGGCGAAGTTCTTGTTATAGAAAACTTACGTTTCTATGGTGAAGAACAAGGTAAACCTTACGGACTAGCTGATGATGCAACAGACGAAGAAAAAGCTGCTGCTAAGAAAGCAATCAAAGCAAGCCAAAAAGAATTTGCAAAGAAATTAGCTTCATACGCTGATTGCTATGTAAATGATGCATTTGGTACAGCTCACCGTGCACATGCTTCAACTGCATTAATGGCAGACTCTTTTGATGCAGACCACAAAATGTTTGGTCTATTGATGGAAAAAGAAGTTGCTGCGGTTAACAAAGTAATGAAAGATATTAAAAGACCATTTACAGCTATCATGGGTGGTTCAAAAGTATCTTCAAAAATTGAAATCATCGAAAACCTACTTACAAAAGTAGACAACTTGATCATCGCTGGTGGTATGACTTATACTTTCACCAAAGCTCAAGGTGGTAAAATCGGTAATTCAATCTGCGAAGAAGATAAAATTGATCTAGCTCTTAGCCTTATCAAAAAAGCAAAAGAAAATGGTGTAAACCTTGTTCTTGCTGTTGATGCTAAAATTGCTGATGACTTCTCTAACGATGCCAACACTAAATTCGTTAACGTTAACGAAATACCTGATGGATGGGAAGGTCTTGATATAGGTCCTAAAACAGAAGAACTATTTGCTAAAGTAATCAAAGAATCAAAAACAATCCTTTGGAATGGTCCTACAGGTGTATTTGAATTTGAAAACTTTACACACGGTACTAAAACTGTAGGTGAAGCTATTGTTGAAGCAACAAAAAATGGTGCCTTCTCACTAGTAGGTGGTGGAGACTCTGTAGCTGCTGTTAACAAATTTGGCCTAGCTAATGGCGTTTCATACGTTTCTACAGGTGGTGGTGCTCTTCTTGAAGCTATCGAAGGAAAAACTCTTCCTGGTATCGCTGCAATTGAGAAATAA
- a CDS encoding phosphate-selective porin O and P (InterPro IPR010870~KEGG: bfr:BF3271 hypothetical protein~PFAM: Phosphate-selective porin O/P~SPTR: Putative exported protein;~IMG reference gene:2504107964~PFAM: Phosphate-selective porin O and P), whose product MMKRLLTASLSLLFCLGASAQVNFGEVVNTLGERLTFSGYAQAGYTYEHQYNNQNTFDMKRVSLTINGQITDRWSASVTLDPKNGTALEYYTDYVFCPYFKAKFGQFKTPYTFENQLSSAAIDLINGGSQAMRYLVGTDGSDVMNYKNTGRDLGFMVYGDFLYGLFDYTLAIMNGQGYNKSDRNSQKDFVGRLNFNLGDNFKLGGSFILGRGNAIADYTPLGITEGENYKRNRWAISAKYKSDLLDLTSEYLAGNDNGAKSKGCYATAIFHLNNKFDIVTSYDYFNTRQFDGVSDKEKMDDLTSFKGIAPGEIQNNYIAGFQYWFYPKCRIQVQYVYNDCHVQKNTSSILTQLQVAF is encoded by the coding sequence ATGATGAAACGACTACTCACAGCAAGCCTGAGTCTACTATTTTGTTTAGGTGCTTCTGCTCAAGTAAACTTTGGAGAAGTGGTAAACACTCTTGGAGAAAGATTAACATTCTCTGGATATGCCCAAGCTGGTTATACTTACGAGCACCAGTATAATAACCAAAATACGTTCGACATGAAACGTGTATCTCTAACCATCAATGGACAAATAACAGATCGTTGGAGTGCTAGTGTTACACTAGATCCAAAAAATGGAACTGCACTAGAATACTACACGGATTATGTTTTCTGCCCTTACTTCAAAGCAAAGTTTGGACAGTTTAAGACTCCCTATACCTTTGAGAACCAACTATCTTCTGCCGCAATAGACCTTATAAATGGAGGTTCACAAGCAATGCGCTACCTAGTAGGTACAGACGGTAGTGACGTAATGAACTATAAAAATACAGGCCGCGATCTAGGATTTATGGTATATGGCGACTTCTTATATGGATTATTCGATTACACTCTAGCCATAATGAATGGACAAGGATATAATAAATCCGACAGAAACAGCCAAAAAGATTTCGTAGGAAGATTAAACTTCAATCTTGGTGACAACTTTAAATTAGGTGGTTCTTTCATCTTAGGAAGAGGTAATGCCATAGCAGACTACACTCCTCTAGGAATTACAGAAGGAGAGAACTACAAACGTAACCGTTGGGCAATCAGTGCTAAATATAAATCTGACCTACTAGACCTTACATCAGAATACTTAGCAGGTAACGATAATGGAGCGAAAAGCAAAGGATGTTATGCTACAGCCATCTTTCACCTAAATAATAAATTTGATATTGTAACCTCATACGACTACTTCAATACTAGACAGTTTGATGGAGTTTCCGATAAAGAAAAAATGGATGATTTAACAAGCTTCAAAGGCATAGCGCCCGGAGAAATACAAAATAATTATATTGCAGGATTTCAATATTGGTTCTATCCAAAATGTAGAATTCAAGTACAATATGTGTACAACGACTGTCATGTACAAAAGAATACATCTTCAATATTGACTCAATTACAGGTTGCTTTTTAA
- a CDS encoding Glutaminase (COGs: COG2066 Glutaminase~HAMAP: Glutaminase~InterPro IPR015868~KEGG: bvu:BVU_1414 glutaminase~PFAM: Glutaminase~PRIAM: Glutaminase~SPTR: Putative uncharacterized protein;~TIGRFAM: Glutaminase~IMG reference gene:2504107965~PFAM: Glutaminase~TIGRFAM: glutaminase A), producing the protein MGYQQILEEIYQETQQFSHIGEPASYIPELTKVDPNQYGICLKTMEGETFHIGDSNTPFAIQSIAKVFSLAMAFHLRGEKLWKRVGVEPSGSAFNSVIQLELERGIPRNPLINAGALVVADILLTELEYPEEQFLKFVQALCHTKDITYNESMAVSERENGFLNAAIANMLKYYGNIENDIERVLRFYFRQCSLTMNCEQLATAFLPFSDHTQPFQFEETKLTSSQVKRINAIMQTCGFYDEAGEFSFTVGLPGKSGVGGGIAAICPRRYSVAVWSPRLNKKGNSVMGMKALEMLTTKTEVSIF; encoded by the coding sequence ATGGGGTATCAACAGATTCTTGAAGAGATTTATCAAGAGACGCAGCAATTTTCCCACATTGGTGAGCCTGCCTCATACATACCTGAACTAACCAAAGTAGATCCGAACCAGTATGGTATCTGCTTAAAGACGATGGAAGGTGAAACCTTCCATATTGGAGATAGCAATACACCATTTGCTATTCAAAGTATAGCAAAAGTTTTTTCTTTAGCAATGGCCTTTCATCTTAGAGGAGAAAAGCTATGGAAAAGAGTAGGTGTAGAACCATCAGGTAGTGCATTCAACTCTGTCATTCAATTAGAATTGGAAAGAGGAATTCCTCGCAATCCTCTCATTAATGCAGGGGCACTTGTTGTAGCAGATATTCTACTCACAGAGCTAGAGTACCCCGAAGAACAATTCCTAAAATTTGTTCAAGCACTATGCCACACAAAAGACATTACATACAATGAAAGTATGGCTGTATCAGAAAGAGAAAACGGATTCTTAAATGCAGCGATTGCAAATATGCTAAAGTACTATGGCAATATAGAGAACGACATAGAACGCGTCCTTCGCTTTTACTTTAGGCAATGTTCGCTAACTATGAATTGCGAACAGCTAGCAACAGCATTCCTTCCCTTCTCAGACCATACACAGCCTTTTCAGTTTGAAGAGACAAAGCTCACAAGCTCTCAAGTAAAACGTATCAATGCTATTATGCAAACTTGTGGCTTTTACGACGAAGCTGGAGAATTCTCTTTCACTGTTGGGCTACCAGGTAAAAGTGGTGTAGGTGGAGGCATAGCAGCCATTTGCCCTAGAAGATATTCTGTAGCCGTATGGAGTCCAAGATTGAATAAAAAAGGGAACTCTGTTATGGGAATGAAAGCCTTAGAAATGCTCACTACTAAAACAGAAGTCAGTATATTCTAA
- a CDS encoding Tetratricopeptide TPR_1 repeat-containing protein (InterPro IPR001440:IPR019734~KEGG: bth:BT_1675 hypothetical protein~PFAM: Tetratricopeptide TPR-1~SPTR: Putative uncharacterized protein;~IMG reference gene:2504107966~PFAM: Tetratricopeptide repeat) translates to MDEKFLNKQYTYINTLLQQKRLKDAISELESTFWEAPKDELNNIKMPYQYMLQYMLEGAQDPQRYTLYNKLVKDTLEYTDKVFCKELDKVSSNTYHRKRREESDKINSSTYLGLLKTLEGFKDELAVGDLINDEEKLNTVLARHEKALSDLFLKAWLSDTWSVADKEEASSFLESNLLIESDLSLFISAVTLASIQYFDAKKVSWLIDAYNKQSIFASPRALVGLVMIIHLQNERLSYYPELNAKISFLLEDPKVENLINSIYLQLLQAQETEKIDKRMREEIIPGMIKNASSLKDLKFGFEEGEDELNDHNPDWANSFENSEADKMMKEMANLQMEGADIYMSSFSMLKGYPFFYSIQNWFYPFEKNHSSVYNEFGGKDYKGSIVDLILNSGMFCNSDKYSLCFTFLHFPKMQRDLMLSQLTEQQMGGLEDEQKSMHLKELSKKPQIISNQYIHDLYRFYKLYRDHRDFKSIFSETLKFQELPQFNFLKKNSTYLFQIADFFLKNEHYDRAIEIYEVLKETNDFSFDLFQKKGYCHQKLKQYDQAITAYIKADMIKADNIWTNSHLAICYRATEQYDKALYYYQAVEKVQPENLSTLFYIGMCYTSMEQYDKALQYFFKMDFIKNNNKKAWRAIGWCSFISGKGKQAQRYYQKILNNKPLAIDYLNAGHVEWALGNLKKTVECYKQAIKGYGSKNEFIQFIEKDKPSLIKQGIPEADIPLLIDLLD, encoded by the coding sequence ATGGATGAGAAATTTTTAAATAAGCAATACACCTATATCAATACTCTTTTACAACAAAAGAGGCTAAAAGATGCTATTTCTGAACTAGAGTCCACCTTTTGGGAGGCACCAAAAGATGAACTTAACAATATAAAGATGCCCTACCAATACATGTTGCAATATATGTTGGAAGGGGCACAAGACCCACAACGCTATACACTTTATAATAAGCTAGTTAAAGACACCCTTGAATATACAGACAAAGTATTCTGTAAAGAATTAGATAAGGTTTCTTCCAATACTTACCACAGAAAAAGAAGAGAAGAATCTGATAAAATAAACAGCTCTACCTATTTGGGGTTATTGAAAACTCTAGAAGGATTTAAGGATGAACTAGCAGTGGGCGACTTAATTAATGATGAGGAAAAGCTGAATACAGTTTTAGCAAGACATGAAAAAGCACTTTCTGATTTATTTTTGAAAGCTTGGCTCTCTGACACATGGTCAGTTGCCGACAAAGAAGAAGCATCGAGTTTCTTAGAGTCAAATTTGCTTATAGAATCAGATCTATCCTTATTTATAAGTGCAGTCACTCTAGCCTCTATCCAATACTTTGATGCCAAAAAAGTTTCTTGGCTAATTGATGCTTACAATAAGCAATCTATTTTTGCTAGTCCACGAGCATTAGTTGGATTGGTTATGATTATTCATCTTCAAAACGAAAGACTCTCCTACTACCCAGAGCTCAATGCTAAAATATCATTTTTACTTGAAGACCCTAAGGTAGAAAATCTAATCAACTCTATTTATCTTCAGCTGTTACAAGCACAAGAAACAGAAAAGATAGATAAAAGAATGCGTGAAGAAATTATTCCTGGAATGATAAAAAATGCATCTTCTCTAAAAGATTTAAAATTTGGATTTGAAGAAGGAGAAGATGAGTTAAACGATCATAATCCAGACTGGGCTAACTCTTTTGAAAACTCTGAAGCAGATAAGATGATGAAAGAGATGGCTAATCTACAGATGGAAGGAGCCGATATCTATATGAGTTCATTCTCCATGCTAAAAGGTTATCCATTCTTTTATTCTATTCAAAATTGGTTCTACCCCTTTGAAAAGAATCATTCATCAGTATATAATGAATTTGGAGGCAAAGATTATAAAGGATCTATTGTTGACCTCATTCTCAATTCGGGTATGTTCTGTAATAGTGATAAATACTCACTATGTTTCACCTTTTTACATTTCCCAAAAATGCAAAGAGACTTAATGTTATCACAACTTACCGAACAACAAATGGGAGGATTGGAAGATGAACAAAAATCAATGCACCTAAAAGAGTTATCTAAAAAACCACAAATTATTTCAAATCAATATATTCACGATTTATATCGCTTTTACAAATTATATAGAGATCATAGAGATTTTAAAAGTATTTTTAGTGAAACCCTAAAGTTTCAAGAGCTACCTCAGTTTAATTTTCTAAAGAAAAACTCTACCTATTTATTCCAAATAGCAGATTTTTTCTTGAAGAACGAGCATTATGATAGAGCTATAGAAATATATGAAGTCTTAAAAGAGACGAATGATTTCTCTTTTGACTTATTCCAAAAAAAGGGTTATTGCCACCAAAAATTAAAGCAATACGACCAAGCTATTACTGCATATATTAAAGCAGATATGATTAAAGCAGATAATATATGGACTAATAGCCATTTGGCTATTTGCTATAGAGCAACAGAGCAGTATGACAAAGCCCTCTATTATTATCAAGCAGTAGAAAAAGTGCAACCCGAGAATCTCTCTACTCTATTTTATATCGGTATGTGTTATACCTCCATGGAGCAATATGATAAGGCTCTACAATATTTCTTTAAAATGGATTTTATAAAGAACAATAATAAAAAAGCATGGAGAGCAATTGGCTGGTGTTCATTTATATCAGGAAAGGGCAAACAGGCACAACGTTATTATCAGAAAATATTAAATAATAAACCATTAGCAATAGACTACTTAAACGCAGGACACGTAGAATGGGCACTAGGCAACCTTAAAAAAACAGTAGAATGCTATAAGCAGGCAATCAAAGGATATGGAAGTAAAAATGAATTTATACAATTCATTGAAAAAGACAAACCCTCATTAATAAAACAAGGAATACCCGAAGCGGATATTCCTTTGCTAATAGATCTTCTTGATTAA